From the Candidatus Kapaibacterium sp. genome, the window AAATACGGCGCAAGAGTGCTTGTGGATGATGCTCACTCAGTCGGCGTAATCGGCAAAGGCGGCAGAGGCACAGCAAGTCACTACAATTGCACAGACCAAACCGACATGATAATGGGAACTTTTTCAAAGACATTTGCATCGCTCGGCGGATTCGTAGCCGGACCCGAACGCGTAATCAACTATCTGAAACACAATTCCCCTGCGATAATTTTCAGCGCCAGCCCAACACCCGCTTCATGTGCATCGGCACTTGCAGCACTTACAATCTTAGAACGCGAACCCCAACTCGTTGACAAACTCCTTGCAAACGCTGATTACATGCGTAAAGCATTCGGCAAAATGGGATTCAACGTCATAGATAGCGAAACAGCAATCGTGCCCGTCGTAGTTGGCGAAATCGAAATGGCCCTCTACACTTGGCGAAAACTATTCGACCGCGGAGTATTCGTGAACGCATTCATACCGCCCGGCGTACCGCCAAACATGAGCATGATGCGAACATCGTACATGTCATCCCACGAGAAGGAACATCTCGACCGAATACTCGAAGTATTCGAAATCTCCGGCAAAGAACTTGGCTTAATAAAATAAAACAGAGGCTGTCCCACAAGGGCAGCTTTTTTTTGTGTGGGAAATCGTAGGAGGCTGTCTCACAAGGGCAGCCTCTTTGGCTTTCAATAAGGTGATAAAATGGGACTAATTAATATAATGTATCGTTATTATATAGTAGGTACATTCCATTTTTTGGTATGTTTTGATGCTAATTTGAGGCAATTTTGGATGGGAAAGTGAGATATTTGCTATTTTAAGCTACAAATTTGCTCAGATTGTGGGCTAGAGCCAATAGTCCAACTTCGATTTCTACTTTTTCTTTGCCTCTCAGTAAAAAATCTTCTAAATTGTTTGTTGTGTTTGATATTGCCAAACCGCTTCCGGTTCAATTTATCGTTGTTTTCGTTTTTTCACACCTTCAGGACTCATCAGTCGGGATTTGCCAGTTTTAGCTTCGTTTTGTTTCTTTGCCATTTCTATCGTTCGGATTGTCAGCGCCTTCGTGGCAAGTATCGCAGCTGGTAACCGACGCAGTTTTTGGCCTACCATATACCGCTATGCTGTAATATAAATTGTCGGATCATTGATGCCTTTGCTACTGCTGCGCTCTTTATGAAAATAGTTGTATTTGATATAGGGCTGATTTTATTGTCTTCGTACATTTGTAATTCATGACCCCATAACCTGCATCAGCTGTGATTGATTCAGGGTATTCACGATATTGGCGTTTATATGATTCTATATGTTCAATAAATGTGGAAGTGTCACCGGCTGTTTGATGAATACTGTAATTGACCACTATTTGATTGTTTGTACTTATTTGCCAGTTGTAAGCGGCTTTTAGTTGTCCGTTCTGCATACGGTATCTTCTTTCATTCGCATAAATACTGCATCAGGGTCGGTTTTTAAACAACTGTTGCGACCGTTCATTTGCTTTTCGTATGCTTCATATTTCCTTAATTGTTCAGACCAAGTCACTTGTAAGTTTGGCACGTACATTTTTATCAATCTTTTTTTACCAATACTTTATTTATTTCTTCTATTGTTTCAGTTATACTCGGATTATCTCTTTCGTAGCTCTGTGGTCGGACGTCTCGCATTTCTTCTGCGCTTACCTGAAGTGCGTATTTCCACAACTCATTGACTTGTTGTAATATTTTTCTTTTACGTGTTCGGATATTTTTACTCCAGACAAAGCTGTATTTATTTGTGTTTGCTTCTATTTTTGTGCCGTCTGTATATAGATCTTTAATATCCAAAATTCCCATTATGAATGTAGCATTACTACCTTAGTGAAGACTTCTTTCAAGCCGCTTGCCAGCGTTTACTGGTGAAGCGATTGATTGTACGGATCCGCTTTGCATACCGCTTAGCCACATATAATGAATATTTTCTTGCACTAAATTTTCTATTCGTCGGTTTGAATAAACATTATTCATATAAGCATATACGAGTATTTTCAAAAAAGCATTCTCGGGCTGTAGCTGGTCGCGCCACCACCGATGTAATTGTTTTCGATATCGCTTATATCAATTTCCATCAATAATTTTATTTATTGTCCTAACAGGATGAGTTTAATCATTTCATCAAGAGATGGAGGTAGTAGAAACGTTTGTGATTGATTATAGTATTTAAACTTGTCTCATTGCATCGCTAACTTATTGTTGATTACAACCGTTATGACGCCGATTTGTACCTAGTATTTTCTTTTTTTCCACAAAAATATAAAAAATGGCTGCCCTTATGAGACAGCCTCAGAAAGACTCGTGTCGTATGGACAGAACAGCGTTCTGCCCGAAACATAGCCCATGGTTTCAACCGTGGGTTAGCAAATAGTTCACATTTTTCATTTCGCTTGTTGCAAAATGACAAATTGCTGCATTCTAAACATTATATTTGTAAAAATGTAATATTTCAAAAATTTGGAGAAGAAAGATGGAACGTATTAGCAAAGAAAATCTGAATTTAATAATCTATAACAAGTAAATTTTTTAGGATGGCTTTTTACCCCGAAGGGGTTGAATATACTATTGAAATTTAACATGTGTAATAATAAATGGAGAAGGAAGATGGAAGTTGCAATTGAAAGAAACATCAAAGATTCAATAGATTATTTGGTCGAAACTGCCAAATATTTCAACGAAATCATATACCAGAGATTTTATTTAAACAACTTAATTTGCTTACTAAAAATGAAATTAATGGCTTACTAGACAAGGATTATAAGCAAAGCAAAACACGAGTATATCCGGTTAATTTGTTACGAAGAATTGTGCTAGTTAAACTTAACCAAGGAACAGAAATTACAAATAATGATATTGAAGAAATTAAGAAAGCCAATATTAAAAAATCTTGCTTTTATACAAACGTATGTTCCAATTATTGATAATAGTATGCTTAAGAACTCTAATATCAATGACAAATCTTTTATAGTTTGGAGTATGCCCTTTAGACTGCTTTATACAATTTTTTACTTCAAAAACAAGCGTGAAATCCAGCTTAAAGTACAAAAATGTCTAAATGAAATATCCGATTACACAATAAACTATATTTCAACTAACTTCAATATTAAATTTAGTTCTCATTCTATTGATTTTAATGGCTTCCAGGCTCAAGGTAGAGATATTGCTTCCTTGTTATTTACTCCTTCAATATTTACTAATCATAAGAAATGTGCCCAGCTTCTTTTTGATTTTAAGTCTGACGGGCTAATTGCTGAAATCGGCAGAGGAGAGGATTTAAGAGGAAAATTGACTATATAATGTCAAATAGTGGATAGAAAAGTACTTTACCAGTTATATTTGTTAACTAAATAAAATGTGAAAAACATAATATAAGAACAAGACAAAAAAGTTATAATATAAATAAAGTTAAAGTAACATTTTACAAGTAAATCATGAAGTGAATGTAATAAAGGGAAGGCATATGACAGACTTGAATCTTCATTTTTAATACTTAATATAGGCTTGTGTGGTAAATATTAGTTAAAACAAAACCAATAGAGTATAAAAGTTGTTTAAGTGAATTATTTGATGAGACTAAACCTCTTAATGATAGAATTAGGTCTTTTATTGACACTGCTGATGAATTATACAAATCTGTAAAAGCTGTAGAAAGGCATTCTCATCAACATGATGAAAGGACTGCTGCCACTTTTTTAACATATCACAATCCAACCAAATACACCTTTTATAAATCATCTTTTTATGAGGCTTATTGCGAATATATAAAAGTCAACACAAAAAAAACGGGGCAAAAGTATAATCATTATTTGGGGTTGATGAATGAATTAGTTGATAATTATATCAAACATGACCAAGAGCTCATCGGTTTGATCCAAAGCCAATTAGATACTGACGATTTTCATGATGATAATTTATTACTTTTAGCACAAGATATTTTGTATCAATGTTTCGATAAAAAATTAATACATACCCGCAACTATTGGATTTTCCAAGCTAATCCTGATATTTTTGACGTATTTTCAGCATTAAAGGAAAACAAGGTCAATAGCTGGTTAATAAATCAAAACAAAGGAAATATTAGGAGTGGCGATAAAGTAATTTTATGGGTGACAGGTGAAAAAAGTGGATGTTATGCACTTGCTGAAATAAGCGACAACCCAAAAGAAGTCGGTTTGGAAACTGATGATCATTTTTGGAAAACAACAAAACCAAGCGGATTAAGAGCTCCAATTACAATAACGCATAATTATATTGACAATCCAATATTAAAAAGTGAAATAATGAACATTGAAGAATTAAAGAATCTGAAAGCTGGTAAACAAGGCACAAATTTGAAGGCAACCAAAGAAGAGTTTGAATTCTTACTCAAATTAAGACCCAGCAATTCCAAAAATTTCGCCAAAAACCTAATCCTCTATGGACCTCCCGGCACGGGGAAAACGTTTAATAGCAAAATCAAAGCTCAAGAAATTGATGGTACGTCGAGCAACTCTTTCATCACATTTCACCAATCATTCTCATACGAACAATTTGTTGAAGGGATTTCGGTTTGCACAGATAAAGGGAACAAAGAAATTGTCATTTATGACGTTAAAGGTGGAATCTTTAAGAAAGTGTGTGTAGAAGCAATTGGATTTGATGATTTTGAAAACTTCTTACAAGAATATGACGATAAGGAAAAGAGGAAGGAATATTTAAGCAAACGTGAGCCCGTCGTCCTCATCATTGATGAAATTAATCGCGGGAATATCTCCAAAATATTTGGCGAATTGATAACGCTGCTCGAAGAAGATAAGCGATTGGGCGAGGATAAACGAGAGATGCATCGGACGCTGCCGTATTCCGGCGAGCAGTTTGGTGTGCCACCCAATTTGTATATCATCGGCACAATGAATACAGCCGACCGCTCACTCGTCCAACTCGATACAGCACTTCGCCGCCGCTTCGATTTCGAGGAGATGATGCCGAAGTATCATCATACAGACGAAATCATAATAATCAATGAAAAGACCGCTATTGATGAATTAAAATGGCCAAATTCAGGGATAATTGGAGATAAAGATTTATCAATTTTCCTCTACAAACTTAACGAAAAAATCTGTAAAGAATACGACCGCGAACATCAAATCGGGCATTCATTTTTGATGAAAGTGAATACTTTTGAAGAGCTTCGCCGTGCTTGGGAAAACAGGATTATGCCTCTCTTGCAGGAATATTTCTATGCCGATTATGGCAATCTTGCAAAAGTGATAGGCGAGTCTGAGTATCTTGCAAAACCTGCGAAAGATAATGAAAAATGGAAACTGAAAATGAAAGCAAGTGAAGGCAAATTTGAAAATGAATTTGCTAAAGTTTATGAGTTTGCTGTGTATGGAAAAAACGCAAATCAAAAGACTAACGGAGCGGAAGAGCAAGATGAAGAAATTGAAGCATAAAAACAGTTTTAAAATAGCAGTGCTAAACATATGAACACGATTAACATAGTAGAATACGATAGACAACCAGTAGATAAAGAACAGTGGGATACACTACTTGATTTTCAAGATAAGTTCCCTAAAAATCTGCCATTCACTTTGCACCCAACAAAAGCAGATATTAAAAATTGCATAAAGGCAAAAAACTTTGTTGGCACTCTTCAACACAAAGACCTGAAAATCAATGTATTCCCGAAACTATATACAGGAGCTAAATTAGAGGGCAATAAGAAACAAGCCATTAAAAACTTTATGTTCATGCTTGAGTATGGCTATAATTTCGCTAAACTCAAGGATTTTGAATCATCCATCGAAAAAGAGAAAATGGATAATTTCTTCGAGGTATTGATTTACTCTTTTTGCGCAAGAATTGATTGAGCAGTTGAAAATGAACCCGAACCGCTCCTACATAACAGTCGAAGACGAGAGCAATTTCCTCAAAGGCTCATGGCGACTGAGCGAGCAACTTTCAACGCCGAATTAGCAGAATTCAGCTTCCAAGAATTTGAACATTATAATGATCGATAAAAACGTATCTTTAAACAGAGCACAATAATACAAGGCAGGTAAAAACAAAAATATACAACAAAGTTAATACAAAGTAAAGTTCAATAGTACAGAAAGCATGGGAATAAAATTTTCCGTATACAAGCGATCGAAACGTATACGAAACAGGTGGTATTTATAATCAGGTAAATGCCGTATAAGCCAATGTTCCAGAAGTTAAACGCCAGAATGTAGGTAAAGGAAAAGAAACGTAGATCAAAGCAGACACCAGATTAAAATGTAGTAAAAGAACGCACGTATGAAACAGTGAATACAGAAGTGAAAAAGCTTAATCAAAACAGTGAGTAAATGGTCTTAGTATCAGTGAACGTAATCCAAAGCATCACATAGGGTGGTAAACGAGTTTTAACAACGACAAGAACGAGTTTCTATGAAATAAAGGATGAAATGGTAAAGAAAGCTTAAGTAGATAGTAGGATTATTATCATGTGGGTGTTATAAAGGAAATTGATCGTATCATCAATCGTCGTTAGAAACGAATGAAACAAAGACGAAACAGGTAATAGTGAATGAACAGCAATAGTGGAGAGCTTTGGAATGAAAGAATCGGTATTGAATATGTCACAAATGAACTTCAACATTTAGAAAGCAATATCGCAAACGAAGAACATGTTAAAGTAAACAATACAACGAAAGGTATTATTGCTCACCAAATGAAGTTGTTAAAAT encodes:
- a CDS encoding transposase; protein product: MAISNTTNNLEDFLLRGKEKVEIEVGLLALAHNLSKFVA
- a CDS encoding EVE domain-containing protein encodes the protein MNELVDNYIKHDQELIGLIQSQLDTDDFHDDNLLLLAQDILYQCFDKKLIHTRNYWIFQANPDIFDVFSALKENKVNSWLINQNKGNIRSGDKVILWVTGEKSGCYALAEISDNPKEVGLETDDHFWKTTKPSGLRAPITITHNYIDNPILKSEIMNIEELKNLKAGKQGTNLKATKEEFEFLLKLRPSNSKNFAKNLILYGPPGTGKTFNSKIKAQEIDGTSSNSFITFHQSFSYEQFVEGISVCTDKGNKEIVIYDVKGGIFKKVCVEAIGFDDFENFLQEYDDKEKRKEYLSKREPVVLIIDEINRGNISKIFGELITLLEEDKRLGEDKREMHRTLPYSGEQFGVPPNLYIIGTMNTADRSLVQLDTALRRRFDFEEMMPKYHHTDEIIIINEKTAIDELKWPNSGIIGDKDLSIFLYKLNEKICKEYDREHQIGHSFLMKVNTFEELRRAWENRIMPLLQEYFYADYGNLAKVIGESEYLAKPAKDNEKWKLKMKASEGKFENEFAKVYEFAVYGKNANQKTNGAEEQDEEIEA
- a CDS encoding McrC family protein, yielding MNPNRSYITVEDESNFLKGSWRLSEQLSTPN